One genomic region from Ornithinicoccus hortensis encodes:
- a CDS encoding TrmH family RNA methyltransferase, with product MTVTPDPDLLSNVRSERVRAVRSLGRRAVRQRQGRFVVEGPQGVRELLRYAPGSARDVYLTPAAADRYAELVSLAGEAGVPVRACTDQVLAAMSDTPHPQGVLAVASPVDVPLGEALAAATDGAGFVVVLTNVRDPGNAGTVIRGADAFGASAVLVSDASVDVYNPKVVRSTVGSLFHLPLVLGVPVPDLLQACRVHGLRLLAADGGGGTMLPDADLTAPHAWVLGNEAWGLPEEVLDQCDDVVAVPIVRAESLNLAMAATVCLHASSAAR from the coding sequence GTGACCGTGACCCCCGACCCCGACCTGCTGAGCAACGTGCGCAGCGAGCGGGTCCGGGCGGTCCGGTCCCTGGGCCGTCGCGCTGTCCGGCAGCGACAGGGGCGGTTTGTCGTGGAGGGGCCGCAGGGGGTGCGGGAACTGCTCCGGTATGCCCCGGGCTCGGCCCGCGACGTCTACCTCACGCCGGCCGCTGCCGACCGGTATGCCGAGCTGGTCTCGCTCGCGGGGGAGGCCGGCGTCCCGGTGCGGGCCTGCACCGACCAGGTGCTGGCCGCGATGAGTGACACCCCGCACCCGCAGGGGGTGCTGGCCGTCGCCTCACCGGTCGACGTGCCGCTGGGGGAGGCCCTGGCCGCCGCGACGGACGGTGCGGGGTTCGTGGTGGTGCTGACCAACGTGCGCGACCCCGGCAACGCCGGCACGGTGATCCGGGGTGCCGACGCCTTCGGGGCGTCCGCGGTGCTGGTCAGCGATGCCAGCGTGGACGTCTACAACCCCAAGGTGGTCCGGTCCACGGTCGGGTCGTTGTTCCACCTGCCGCTGGTGCTGGGCGTCCCCGTCCCCGACCTCCTGCAGGCCTGCCGGGTGCACGGCCTGCGTCTGCTCGCGGCAGACGGCGGTGGCGGCACGATGCTGCCCGACGCCGACCTGACCGCCCCGCACGCCTGGGTGCTCGGCAACGAGGCCTGGGGCCTGCCCGAGGAGGTGCTCGACCAGTGCGACGACGTCGTCGCCGTCCCGATCGTGCGCGCCGAGAGCCTGAACCTGGCGATGGCCGCCACCGTCTGCCTGCACGCCTCCTCCGCCGCCCGCTGA